A region from the Beduinella massiliensis genome encodes:
- a CDS encoding Rid family hydrolase, which translates to MGNQYLDVKPGGAARVVFSRNLAFFTGHAAPQYSTLREQAAAVLRRYDELFEQFGLKKKNIVYSACFLKNADDEKDYTDAYFQWIDPENPPAGYTVTGIPIQHSPVGDNILIELQLIVATDPDAKIERHDVTQGSRMVVYDGMAYFTGHVYPKADTLGEQTAGVLRRYDELFEKFGLKKENVVAQYGFIKNIDSYAEIAKPMAEYFGENPPAGVVVQACPNQNTALGPKLEIELAMFVATGDSPKIVRRDVAPGMSRVVEYNGLAWFTGHSARPGFATLREQTQAVLSRYDELLEKFGYKKENLVMAYGFVRDIEQYEQFEEPMKAWRDTEHPPAGVLVQAIPSGENNQLELQLIVSLDD; encoded by the coding sequence ATGGGAAATCAGTATCTGGATGTGAAGCCCGGCGGGGCGGCGCGCGTGGTCTTCAGCCGCAACCTGGCCTTCTTTACGGGGCATGCCGCGCCGCAGTATTCCACGCTGCGCGAGCAGGCTGCGGCCGTGCTGCGCCGCTACGACGAGCTGTTTGAGCAGTTCGGCCTCAAGAAGAAGAACATCGTCTATTCCGCCTGCTTTCTCAAGAACGCCGACGACGAGAAGGATTACACGGACGCGTACTTTCAATGGATCGATCCGGAAAATCCGCCCGCGGGTTACACCGTGACGGGCATTCCGATTCAGCACAGCCCCGTGGGCGACAACATCCTGATCGAGCTGCAGCTCATCGTCGCTACCGATCCGGACGCCAAGATCGAGCGCCACGACGTCACGCAGGGCAGCCGCATGGTGGTCTACGACGGCATGGCGTATTTTACGGGGCACGTCTATCCCAAGGCGGACACGTTAGGCGAACAGACAGCGGGCGTGCTGCGCCGCTACGACGAGCTGTTTGAGAAGTTCGGCCTGAAGAAGGAAAATGTGGTCGCACAGTATGGATTTATCAAGAACATCGACAGCTACGCGGAGATCGCAAAGCCGATGGCGGAGTATTTTGGCGAAAATCCGCCTGCGGGCGTGGTCGTTCAGGCGTGCCCGAACCAGAATACCGCGCTGGGCCCGAAGCTCGAAATTGAGCTGGCGATGTTCGTGGCGACAGGCGATTCTCCGAAGATCGTGCGCAGGGACGTGGCGCCCGGCATGAGCCGCGTGGTGGAATACAACGGTCTCGCTTGGTTTACCGGCCACAGCGCGCGCCCCGGCTTCGCGACGCTAAGGGAGCAGACGCAGGCCGTGCTATCGCGCTACGACGAGCTGCTTGAGAAGTTCGGCTATAAAAAGGAAAACCTCGTCATGGCCTACGGCTTCGTGCGTGACATTGAGCAGTACGAGCAGTTTGAGGAGCCGATGAAGGCATGGCGCGACACGGAGCATCCGCCTGCGGGCGTTTTGGTGCAGGCGATTCCCTCCGGGGAAAACAACCAGTTGGAGCTGCAGCTGATCGTATCGCTCGACGACTGA
- a CDS encoding ABC transporter permease subunit, with amino-acid sequence MQAKKKRKIKNPILRRFMRRKVSVVAAVVLLLFVLIAIFGPLVYRVDPLKQSVMKKYGPICWEHPLGTDNLGRDTLARMIYGARTSLAISFAGVLSGALIGVILGVFAGYFGGWVDTLISRLVDILLAFPGLLLAITIVAILGAGSINTVIAITIFTVPGLTRMVRGCVISLKSSEYVQACYTMGEGDMRIIFTHIIPNAMSQIIVNVTLSLGTAILTASSLSFLGLGVTPPEAEWGAMLSGMREVVRTYPLGVLVPGITITLVVMSFSLVGDGLRDALDPKLKNN; translated from the coding sequence ATGCAGGCAAAGAAAAAGCGCAAGATCAAAAATCCCATTCTCAGACGCTTCATGCGGCGCAAGGTTTCCGTCGTCGCGGCGGTGGTGCTGCTCCTGTTCGTGCTGATCGCGATCTTCGGCCCGCTGGTCTACCGCGTAGACCCGCTCAAGCAGAGCGTCATGAAGAAGTACGGTCCCATCTGCTGGGAGCATCCGCTGGGTACGGACAACCTGGGCCGCGATACGCTGGCGCGCATGATCTACGGCGCGCGCACGTCGCTTGCGATCAGCTTCGCGGGCGTGCTGTCCGGCGCGCTGATCGGGGTGATCCTGGGTGTGTTCGCGGGTTATTTCGGCGGCTGGGTCGATACCCTGATCAGCCGGCTGGTCGATATCCTGCTCGCCTTCCCGGGACTGCTGCTGGCGATCACGATCGTAGCCATCCTCGGCGCAGGCTCGATCAATACGGTCATCGCGATCACGATCTTCACCGTTCCGGGCCTGACGCGCATGGTGCGCGGCTGCGTCATCAGCCTGAAGAGCTCCGAATACGTGCAGGCCTGCTATACGATGGGGGAGGGCGACATGCGCATCATCTTTACGCACATCATCCCCAACGCCATGTCGCAGATCATCGTCAACGTCACGCTGAGCCTCGGCACAGCGATTCTGACGGCCTCCTCGCTGTCGTTCCTGGGGCTGGGCGTAACCCCGCCTGAGGCGGAGTGGGGCGCGATGCTCTCCGGCATGCGCGAGGTGGTTCGCACGTATCCCCTGGGTGTGCTGGTGCCGGGCATTACGATCACGCTCGTAGTGATGAGCTTCAGCCTCGTGGGCGACGGCCTTCGCGACGCGCTGGACCCGAAGCTGAAGAATAACTGA
- a CDS encoding tetratricopeptide repeat protein: protein MAEKKTGLDIARASTLVQAYQVMSWERNAPPKDQNLEAIEAKIQKDPENAELYKEKGLCLAGLGYYREAAECYSKAISIDPFNWEYYRHRAHRFLSCGLFADGAADFTIASRLNPKDWNVFYHLGLSYFLLGMYEKADWAYTCCEALSRTADDVVAVSDWHYLTLRRLGRDADAAKLLEKITPDMDVTDEVSGSYFQRLLLYKGLVKPEALFENVDPKAGADLAVVTQGFGLANYYKLNGDTAKYEELLDRVIETAANSRWYSAFACLAAHVDKSNNAK, encoded by the coding sequence ATGGCCGAAAAGAAGACGGGCCTTGACATCGCGCGCGCGAGCACGCTGGTGCAGGCGTATCAGGTGATGAGCTGGGAGCGCAACGCGCCGCCGAAGGATCAGAACCTCGAAGCAATCGAAGCAAAGATTCAAAAGGACCCCGAAAACGCCGAGCTGTACAAGGAAAAGGGGCTGTGCCTGGCGGGGCTTGGCTACTACCGCGAGGCGGCGGAGTGCTACTCGAAGGCCATCTCGATCGATCCGTTTAACTGGGAGTATTACCGCCACCGCGCGCACCGTTTCCTCTCCTGCGGCCTGTTTGCCGACGGCGCGGCCGATTTCACCATCGCCAGCCGCCTGAACCCGAAGGACTGGAACGTGTTTTACCACCTGGGACTCTCCTACTTCCTGCTGGGCATGTACGAGAAGGCGGACTGGGCCTACACCTGCTGCGAGGCGCTGAGCCGGACGGCGGACGACGTGGTGGCGGTCTCGGACTGGCATTACCTGACGCTCAGGCGCCTTGGCCGCGACGCGGACGCGGCGAAGCTGCTGGAGAAGATCACGCCGGACATGGACGTGACCGACGAGGTGAGCGGCTCCTACTTCCAACGGCTGCTCCTCTACAAGGGCCTCGTGAAGCCGGAGGCGCTCTTTGAAAACGTCGATCCCAAGGCGGGCGCCGATCTGGCCGTGGTCACCCAGGGCTTCGGGCTTGCTAATTACTACAAGCTGAACGGCGACACCGCCAAGTACGAAGAGCTGCTGGATCGCGTGATCGAGACCGCGGCGAACAGCCGCTGGTACAGCGCGTTTGCCTGCCTGGCGGCGCACGTGGACAAGAGCAACAATGCCAAGTAA
- a CDS encoding oligopeptide/dipeptide ABC transporter ATP-binding protein — protein sequence MANCMLQVKGLKTYYYTEEGVVPAVDGLDFEVEQGETFAIVGESGCGKSVTSLSILGLIPSPPGRIVGGEILYNGEDLLKKSEKQMRAIRGNEISMIFQEPMTSLNPVFTVGRQIGESFKYHQQMGKNEMHERAVDMLRVVGIPSPEKVVNDYPHQLSGGMRQRVMIAMALACNPKVLIADEPTTALDVTIQAQIMKLLKDLKEKMGTSIILITHDLGVVAQIAQRVMVMYCGEAVECCDARSVYKNPLHPYTVGLLASVPKLTDDATGALPSIPGMVPSPSELPAGCRFAPRCEKCGPRCRKQKPELVTMEGGHKVRCFLYDGGVDA from the coding sequence ATGGCAAACTGCATGCTTCAGGTAAAAGGGCTTAAGACCTATTACTATACGGAGGAAGGCGTCGTGCCCGCCGTGGATGGGCTGGATTTTGAGGTGGAGCAGGGCGAGACGTTCGCCATCGTCGGAGAATCCGGCTGCGGCAAGTCCGTCACGTCCCTCTCGATCCTCGGCTTGATTCCGAGCCCGCCGGGCAGGATCGTAGGCGGCGAAATCCTCTACAACGGCGAGGACCTGCTGAAAAAAAGCGAAAAGCAGATGCGCGCGATCCGCGGCAACGAGATTTCCATGATCTTTCAGGAGCCCATGACCAGCCTGAACCCTGTGTTCACCGTTGGACGACAGATCGGCGAATCCTTCAAGTACCACCAGCAGATGGGCAAGAACGAAATGCACGAGCGCGCGGTCGACATGCTGCGCGTGGTAGGCATTCCCTCGCCGGAAAAGGTCGTGAACGACTACCCGCATCAGCTTTCCGGCGGCATGCGCCAGCGCGTCATGATCGCCATGGCCCTGGCCTGCAACCCCAAGGTGCTGATCGCCGACGAACCCACGACAGCGCTGGATGTGACGATTCAGGCGCAGATCATGAAACTGCTCAAGGATCTCAAGGAAAAGATGGGCACGTCCATCATCCTGATCACCCATGACCTGGGCGTCGTGGCGCAGATCGCCCAGCGGGTGATGGTCATGTACTGCGGGGAGGCGGTGGAGTGCTGTGACGCGCGCTCGGTCTATAAAAATCCGCTGCACCCCTACACCGTGGGCCTGCTGGCCTCGGTGCCCAAGCTGACCGACGACGCCACCGGCGCGCTGCCGAGCATTCCGGGCATGGTGCCTTCGCCGAGCGAACTGCCCGCGGGCTGCCGGTTTGCGCCGCGCTGCGAAAAGTGCGGCCCGCGCTGTCGCAAGCAGAAGCCGGAGCTGGTCACGATGGAAGGCGGCCACAAGGTGCGCTGCTTCCTGTACGACGGAGGTGTGGACGCATGA
- a CDS encoding tetratricopeptide repeat protein: MSKIASKANEIFESREPLTPSEETQRALEAVKADPENPEKYMELGLCLRRQMFFREAVEAYSIGLSYDPFRSLLYRHRGHAYVNLGLYHQAAADFETGLRIDPKNWDCWYHLGLSYHLMGAYERAVAAYERCYALAASDEFRICTADWLCMTYMKMGRMDEMREVASRIRPDMVPGGSEGYFDRVLVYNGTRNADEVLKEAEAKDDHMFATGAYGLAVYYETVTSEKDKAKSILTRIAQRDATWGGFAEHAAADRLKSWND; the protein is encoded by the coding sequence ATGAGCAAGATCGCGTCCAAGGCAAACGAAATCTTTGAAAGCAGAGAACCGCTGACCCCGAGCGAGGAGACGCAAAGGGCGCTCGAGGCGGTGAAGGCCGACCCGGAAAACCCGGAGAAGTACATGGAGCTGGGCCTCTGCCTGCGCCGGCAGATGTTCTTCCGCGAGGCCGTGGAGGCTTATTCCATCGGCCTTTCCTACGATCCGTTCAGGAGCCTGCTGTACCGCCACCGCGGCCATGCTTACGTGAACCTCGGGCTTTATCATCAAGCGGCGGCGGACTTTGAAACGGGGCTGCGCATCGATCCGAAGAACTGGGATTGCTGGTATCACCTGGGGCTTTCCTATCACCTGATGGGCGCCTACGAGCGCGCGGTCGCGGCCTATGAGCGCTGCTATGCCCTTGCGGCCTCGGACGAATTCCGCATCTGCACCGCCGACTGGCTGTGCATGACGTACATGAAGATGGGCCGCATGGATGAAATGCGCGAGGTGGCGTCGCGCATCCGTCCGGACATGGTGCCCGGCGGCTCCGAGGGGTACTTTGACCGCGTGCTGGTTTACAATGGCACACGAAACGCCGACGAGGTGCTCAAGGAGGCGGAGGCGAAGGACGACCACATGTTTGCGACAGGCGCTTACGGGCTGGCCGTGTACTACGAAACCGTCACGAGCGAAAAGGACAAGGCGAAGAGCATCCTGACCCGCATCGCGCAGCGCGACGCGACGTGGGGCGGCTTTGCCGAGCACGCCGCCGCAGACCGACTGAAGAGCTGGAACGACTGA
- a CDS encoding tetratricopeptide repeat protein: protein MNFYEKLEKDPANPNLYRETGLALLKDNRVEEAVEVFSKGLVYNPFDAVMRFWRGRKFIGREEYALSASDLKLAASINPEDWECWYYLGVACYLGGMYEEAKAAHGKARELMLKYGVKAIPATCDWYWMICMKLGQPEEAQAVLENVYPGMETEDGDYLARTLLYKGYYKPENFVEDRMKEIANPERPRIYELMLTYGLANYLHYQGRGDEAVALLKKLAETPDNRSLFAVKQAMQDLDALGVSYEVPAKA, encoded by the coding sequence ATGAATTTTTATGAAAAGCTGGAGAAGGATCCCGCGAACCCCAATTTGTACCGCGAAACGGGTCTGGCGCTGCTGAAGGACAACCGCGTAGAGGAGGCCGTGGAGGTTTTTTCCAAGGGGCTCGTTTACAATCCCTTTGATGCGGTGATGCGCTTCTGGCGCGGGCGCAAGTTCATCGGCCGCGAGGAATACGCGCTCTCCGCGAGCGACCTGAAGCTGGCCGCGTCGATCAATCCAGAGGACTGGGAGTGCTGGTATTACCTGGGCGTCGCCTGTTATCTGGGCGGGATGTACGAGGAGGCGAAAGCCGCGCACGGAAAGGCCAGGGAGCTGATGCTCAAGTACGGCGTGAAGGCCATTCCGGCGACCTGCGACTGGTACTGGATGATCTGCATGAAGCTGGGGCAGCCCGAAGAGGCGCAGGCGGTGCTCGAAAACGTCTATCCGGGCATGGAGACGGAGGACGGCGATTATCTGGCGCGCACGCTGCTCTACAAGGGATATTACAAGCCGGAAAACTTCGTCGAAGACCGCATGAAGGAAATCGCCAATCCGGAACGTCCGCGCATCTACGAGTTGATGCTCACCTATGGCCTGGCGAACTACCTGCACTATCAGGGGCGGGGAGACGAGGCGGTTGCCCTCCTGAAAAAGCTGGCGGAGACGCCGGACAACCGCAGCTTGTTTGCGGTAAAGCAGGCGATGCAGGATTTGGATGCGCTGGGGGTAAGCTACGAGGTTCCTGCCAAGGCGTGA
- the fba gene encoding class II fructose-1,6-bisphosphate aldolase: protein MALVNTTEMFKKAYAGGYAIGAFNVNNMEIVQGITEAAILEKAPVILQVSKGARAYAKHVYLVKLVEAALQDAKDSGVDLPIALHLDHGPDFETCKSCIDGGFTSVMIDGSHLPLEENIEQTRRVVEYAHKYGVTVEAELGRLAGVEDDVKVQADDALYTDPNEVEEFVNSTGVDSLAIAIGTSHGAYKFKGEPHLRFDILEEVSRRLPGFPIVLHGASSVMPEYVEMINKFGGNMPGAQGVPEEMLRKAASMAVCKINVDSDLRLAMTGVIRKQFAEHPDQFDPRQYLSPARTALRDMVRHKIVNVMGCNGKA from the coding sequence GTGGCTCTGGTGAATACCACCGAAATGTTCAAGAAGGCGTACGCGGGCGGCTACGCAATCGGCGCGTTCAACGTGAACAACATGGAAATCGTACAGGGCATTACCGAGGCGGCGATTCTGGAGAAGGCGCCGGTCATCCTGCAGGTTTCCAAGGGAGCGCGCGCTTATGCCAAGCACGTATACCTCGTCAAGCTCGTCGAGGCCGCGCTTCAGGACGCAAAGGATTCCGGCGTGGATCTGCCCATCGCGCTGCACTTGGACCATGGTCCCGACTTTGAAACCTGCAAGAGCTGCATTGACGGCGGATTCACCTCTGTCATGATCGACGGCTCGCACCTGCCGCTCGAAGAAAACATCGAGCAGACCCGCCGCGTGGTCGAGTACGCCCACAAGTACGGCGTCACCGTCGAGGCGGAGCTGGGCCGTCTGGCCGGCGTCGAGGACGACGTGAAGGTTCAGGCGGACGATGCGCTCTACACCGACCCTAACGAGGTCGAGGAGTTTGTCAACTCCACGGGCGTCGACTCCCTCGCGATCGCCATCGGCACCAGCCACGGCGCTTACAAGTTCAAGGGCGAGCCGCACCTGCGCTTTGATATCCTGGAGGAAGTCTCACGCCGTCTGCCGGGCTTCCCGATCGTGCTGCACGGCGCGTCCTCCGTCATGCCGGAGTACGTGGAGATGATCAACAAGTTCGGCGGAAATATGCCGGGCGCGCAGGGTGTGCCGGAAGAGATGCTGCGCAAGGCGGCTTCCATGGCGGTCTGCAAGATCAACGTGGATTCCGACCTGCGTCTGGCCATGACCGGCGTAATCCGCAAGCAGTTCGCGGAGCATCCGGATCAGTTTGACCCGCGCCAGTATCTGTCGCCCGCCCGTACGGCGCTTCGCGACATGGTGCGCCACAAAATCGTCAATGTGATGGGCTGCAACGGCAAGGCCTGA
- a CDS encoding dipeptide ABC transporter ATP-binding protein, with protein sequence MTQTRKKLLEVKNLKVYYPIRKKTPFSGAASCVKAVDDISFDVYEGETFGLVGESGCGKSTTGKTLVRLNKPTEGTVLFDGRDLSLHAGRRDVMELTQKIQIIFQDPYSSLDPRFTIGHCIEEPLIVHKMGNAAERRARVLQLMHDVGLREEQYTRYPHEFSGGQRQRIGVARALALNPSLIVCDEPVSALDVSIQAQILNLMQELQHKYNLTYIFISHNLSVVRHVCDRIAVMYLGNIMEIADKKELFANPRHPYTQALLDAIPIPDPDVSSMNGMLEGDVPSPMNPPQGCCFHTRCKYACDKCRKERPKLADCGNGHQVACWRSGDAE encoded by the coding sequence ATGACGCAGACGCGCAAGAAGCTGCTCGAGGTCAAAAACCTCAAGGTGTATTACCCCATCCGAAAGAAGACGCCGTTTTCGGGCGCCGCGAGCTGCGTCAAGGCTGTGGACGACATCAGCTTCGACGTCTACGAGGGCGAGACGTTCGGCCTCGTGGGCGAGTCCGGCTGCGGCAAGTCCACGACCGGCAAGACGCTTGTGCGCCTGAACAAGCCCACGGAGGGAACGGTGCTGTTCGACGGGCGCGACCTGAGCCTGCACGCGGGCAGGCGGGACGTGATGGAGCTGACGCAGAAGATTCAGATCATCTTTCAGGACCCTTATTCCTCGCTCGACCCGCGCTTTACCATCGGACACTGCATCGAGGAACCGCTGATCGTCCATAAGATGGGCAACGCGGCGGAGCGGAGGGCGCGCGTGCTTCAGCTGATGCACGACGTGGGCTTGCGGGAGGAGCAGTATACAAGGTATCCGCATGAGTTCTCCGGCGGCCAACGCCAGCGCATCGGCGTGGCCCGCGCGCTTGCCCTCAACCCTTCGCTGATCGTCTGCGACGAGCCGGTAAGCGCGCTGGACGTATCGATTCAGGCGCAGATCCTCAACCTCATGCAGGAGCTTCAGCACAAGTACAACCTCACCTATATCTTCATTTCGCACAATCTCTCCGTGGTCAGGCACGTCTGCGACCGGATCGCGGTGATGTACCTGGGCAATATCATGGAGATCGCCGACAAGAAGGAGCTGTTTGCGAACCCGCGCCATCCCTACACGCAGGCGCTGCTGGACGCGATCCCCATTCCCGATCCCGACGTATCCAGCATGAACGGCATGCTGGAGGGGGACGTGCCCAGCCCGATGAACCCGCCGCAGGGCTGCTGCTTTCACACGCGCTGCAAGTATGCGTGCGATAAGTGCCGGAAGGAGCGCCCGAAGCTTGCGGATTGCGGAAACGGCCATCAGGTCGCCTGCTGGAGAAGCGGCGACGCAGAATAA
- a CDS encoding helix-turn-helix domain-containing protein, with amino-acid sequence MLNKELFYPNVYTHGYTYSRIENLSYIQHVHMGVEGVYVLSGNVQVTIDKKSYNLRAGDISIVMPYHRHSYMTRNSSDIFAFALLSDDVLVQNPFFSGRYNLPNPIFRKGQYSDSVDRVLGLLLDEQTRQSNMITHIGLLNTMLGYLFDANPPHPIEQKEPTIEDRVLLYLHEYLYKPITLSQAAEDLNISQFKLSRICNQQIGIGFNSYLKSMRVAAAKRRLAFTEFSMAEIAEQCGFESLRTFNRAFSEETGTTPRAYRSTHKDKTSLNFRIAEKKRDIETP; translated from the coding sequence ATGCTTAATAAAGAGCTTTTCTACCCGAATGTATATACGCACGGCTACACCTACAGCCGTATCGAAAATCTATCCTACATTCAGCATGTCCACATGGGGGTGGAGGGCGTTTATGTACTTTCGGGCAACGTGCAGGTCACCATCGACAAAAAGAGCTACAACCTGCGCGCCGGGGATATCAGCATCGTCATGCCCTATCACCGCCACAGCTATATGACGCGAAATTCCTCCGACATCTTCGCGTTTGCGCTGCTCTCCGACGACGTGCTCGTGCAGAACCCTTTTTTCTCCGGCAGATACAACCTGCCCAACCCGATCTTCCGCAAGGGGCAGTATTCCGACAGCGTCGACAGGGTGCTCGGTCTGCTGCTGGACGAACAGACGCGCCAATCCAACATGATCACCCATATTGGCCTGCTCAACACCATGCTGGGGTATCTTTTCGACGCCAACCCGCCCCATCCGATCGAGCAGAAGGAACCCACCATCGAGGATCGGGTGCTCCTCTACCTGCACGAGTACCTCTACAAGCCCATCACGCTCAGCCAGGCCGCCGAAGATCTCAACATCTCGCAGTTCAAGTTGTCCCGCATCTGCAATCAGCAGATCGGCATCGGCTTCAATTCCTACCTGAAGTCCATGCGCGTGGCCGCAGCTAAGCGCCGCCTCGCCTTTACGGAATTCTCCATGGCCGAAATCGCGGAACAATGCGGCTTTGAAAGCCTGCGCACGTTCAACCGCGCCTTCAGCGAGGAAACGGGGACGACCCCCCGCGCCTATCGTTCGACCCATAAGGACAAAACCTCCCTGAACTTTCGGATTGCAGAGAAAAAACGCGACATCGAGACGCCCTGA
- a CDS encoding ABC transporter substrate-binding protein: MKKLVTLLLALVLTLSMTLACVPAGAEGAYKDTIIWVIGNDQDYLDPQMNVSNSKVIPQFYDGLMGFDVNNQVVCKIAESYESSEDKMVWTFHLRDDVYFHSGRHCTAYDFEATFKRLLDKENPVRYTTNYNYIESAVATDDYTFVITLAEPKSFFLYSIASQATAVLNPDYIEKYGNSLGDNAESVDGCGPFRCTGWAKGEEMRFERFDAYYGDVALTPNIVMKIVPEQTSRAIAIETNQADIADGISPDDAVRLDGLDGINVSKTDGNGCHLFQFNCASDKAPMADPKVRLAICYAIDREAICEYLYSGLGEVPMPSIMGPSVAGYYEAGVLPYDVEKAKALLAEAGYPDGFEMTVMTTSVYNRGVEMGEILVEMLGEVGIKVKLDVVEKAVFSSAWGSFTAEEFNEKFGWDMFIMGSGGNADSDTLLYRIMHTADTNVNNYGFYSNAEVDELLEKGAITMDEAERDACYKRIAEITIFEDPFGCYMNLRKNVYALSDGIEGFAVSPSNTMDLTHLVCKAE, translated from the coding sequence ATGAAAAAGCTCGTTACGTTGTTGCTGGCACTGGTTCTGACGCTTTCCATGACGCTTGCCTGCGTTCCTGCAGGGGCGGAAGGGGCGTACAAGGACACCATTATCTGGGTGATCGGCAACGACCAGGATTATCTCGATCCTCAGATGAACGTCTCTAACTCCAAGGTGATTCCCCAGTTCTACGACGGCCTGATGGGGTTTGACGTGAACAACCAGGTCGTGTGCAAGATCGCGGAGAGCTACGAATCCAGCGAGGACAAGATGGTCTGGACCTTCCATCTGCGCGACGACGTCTACTTCCATTCGGGACGCCACTGCACGGCGTACGACTTTGAGGCGACCTTTAAGCGCCTGCTGGACAAGGAGAACCCGGTTCGTTACACCACCAACTACAACTACATCGAGTCCGCGGTCGCGACGGACGACTACACGTTCGTCATCACGCTGGCGGAACCGAAGTCCTTCTTCCTGTACTCCATCGCTTCCCAGGCGACGGCGGTTCTGAACCCGGACTATATCGAAAAGTACGGCAATTCCCTGGGCGACAACGCGGAGAGCGTCGACGGCTGCGGCCCGTTCCGCTGCACCGGTTGGGCAAAGGGCGAGGAAATGCGCTTTGAGCGCTTTGACGCGTACTACGGCGACGTGGCGCTGACCCCGAACATCGTCATGAAGATCGTGCCCGAACAGACCTCGCGCGCCATTGCCATCGAGACCAATCAGGCGGACATCGCCGACGGCATTTCCCCTGACGACGCGGTTCGGCTCGACGGGCTGGACGGCATCAACGTCAGCAAGACGGACGGAAACGGCTGCCACCTGTTCCAGTTCAACTGCGCGTCCGACAAGGCACCCATGGCCGATCCGAAGGTACGCCTGGCAATCTGCTATGCGATCGACCGTGAGGCCATCTGCGAATACCTGTACAGCGGCTTGGGCGAGGTTCCGATGCCCTCGATCATGGGACCGTCTGTGGCGGGCTATTACGAGGCGGGCGTGCTGCCCTACGACGTGGAAAAGGCCAAGGCCCTGCTGGCAGAGGCCGGATACCCCGACGGATTCGAGATGACCGTCATGACCACCTCCGTTTACAACCGCGGCGTGGAAATGGGCGAGATTCTGGTCGAGATGCTCGGCGAGGTCGGCATCAAAGTGAAACTGGATGTCGTGGAAAAGGCGGTGTTCAGCTCTGCCTGGGGCAGCTTCACGGCGGAGGAGTTCAACGAAAAGTTCGGCTGGGACATGTTCATCATGGGATCCGGCGGAAACGCGGACTCCGACACCCTGCTTTACCGCATCATGCACACGGCTGATACGAACGTCAACAACTATGGCTTCTATTCCAACGCCGAGGTGGATGAGCTGCTTGAGAAGGGCGCCATCACCATGGACGAAGCCGAGCGCGACGCCTGCTACAAGCGCATCGCCGAAATCACCATCTTTGAAGATCCCTTCGGATGCTACATGAACCTGCGCAAGAACGTCTACGCGCTGTCCGACGGCATCGAAGGCTTCGCGGTGAGCCCCTCCAACACCATGGATCTGACACACCTCGTCTGCAAAGCCGAATAA
- a CDS encoding ABC transporter permease subunit has translation MFKYAVKRILQMIPMLLILSLIVFLMVRMIPGDPVDIMLGFDVPKDTKEFERERLGLNDPLYEQYFRFVGNALKGDLGTSIFSGEPVIKELAKRFPKTLVLAVGGTLFGSVIGIILGIIAAVKRNKAADNIIMVASLLTVSTPSFFLALILMLIFCLQFRWLPSIGMDTWKAAILPIATLGAQAIGSIARTTRSAMLDVIHQDYIRTSRSRGVPERVVIYVHAFKNALIPILTAVGLRFGGLLAGATLVETVFSIPGVGRFVVDSVSNRDYPAVQGAVLILAVTFVVVNTAVDLLYAAVDPRIKYD, from the coding sequence GTGTTTAAATATGCTGTGAAGCGGATTTTGCAGATGATCCCCATGCTGCTGATCCTTTCACTGATCGTATTCCTGATGGTGCGCATGATTCCAGGCGACCCGGTGGACATCATGCTGGGCTTCGACGTGCCCAAGGACACCAAGGAATTTGAGCGAGAGCGCCTTGGTCTGAACGATCCGCTCTATGAACAGTACTTTCGCTTCGTCGGGAATGCGCTGAAGGGCGATCTGGGAACCTCTATTTTTTCGGGCGAACCGGTCATCAAGGAGCTCGCCAAGCGCTTTCCCAAGACGCTGGTGCTGGCCGTGGGCGGAACGCTCTTCGGCTCCGTCATCGGCATCATCCTGGGCATTATCGCCGCGGTCAAGCGCAACAAGGCGGCGGACAACATCATCATGGTCGCCTCACTTCTGACGGTTTCCACGCCCTCTTTCTTCCTGGCGCTGATTTTGATGCTGATCTTCTGCCTCCAGTTCCGCTGGCTTCCGAGCATCGGCATGGACACGTGGAAGGCGGCGATTCTTCCGATTGCGACGCTGGGCGCGCAGGCCATCGGTTCGATTGCCCGCACGACGCGCAGCGCCATGCTGGACGTCATCCATCAGGATTACATCCGCACATCCCGCTCCCGCGGCGTCCCGGAGCGGGTGGTCATCTACGTGCACGCGTTTAAGAATGCGCTGATCCCGATTCTGACGGCAGTGGGCCTTCGCTTCGGCGGCCTCCTGGCGGGCGCTACCCTGGTGGAGACGGTCTTCTCCATCCCGGGCGTCGGACGGTTCGTGGTGGACTCCGTGAGCAACCGCGACTACCCGGCGGTGCAGGGCGCGGTGCTGATACTCGCGGTCACCTTCGTCGTGGTTAACACGGCGGTGGACCTGCTGTATGCGGCGGTCGATCCCCGCATCAAGTACGATTAA